A window of Adhaeribacter arboris genomic DNA:
TCCGCTAAATTTCTCCCGATAAGATTCGAAATACTTTCCGGATATTACCCGTGCAACCGCTTATTGAGCTGTTGTATGAATGGCTTCGGCAACATTATGCTATTCTATTTGTTTGCATCCAAGCAGAATCCCGCGTAAATTCGGAGTTCTCTTATTTCAATTATTTACATATTGCACCTACCTTCTACTGCGTTGATACAGAAGACTGCCGAAGCCATAAGCATGAATCACGAAACCCGATACCAAGCTGCCCAGTTAGTAGCTGCCTCCGTAGAACAACACTTTGCGGAGCATTTGGCGAATGCGCACCAGCACGACGAGCACAAACTGGCTACTGCCCCAAAGGCATTAACCATTGAAACTATTGTTGATGTGGCCTTTTGGGCCAGCCTTCGGCGCGAAGAAGGTCATTCTACCAAAATCTCCCTTGCTTTTCTTTCTCCGGAACAGGCCGGGCAGCCGCTTATCTTTGAACAACGCCTGGCACTTAGCCCCAGCAGTCTTACCAAACTGGGGCCAGCAGTAGAGCGGCCCGGTATTCATTTGGGGGTATGGGGCAACGGGGAAGATTTGTACGTTTGGGGAACTACCCGTATTATTCCTAGTATCTGTTTTGTGCTGGAAGTAATTGAGCCCGGCTTGCTGGTAATAAAACACCGGGGCCTGGATGGTTTTGGCAAATTCGTGAACGTAGCGGTACTTAAAGGAGACAAGATTAAAATTATTGATGAACAAAGCGCCAGTTTACCCGATTGTCCGGTCCTATTAACTTCTTTGCTGGGTTTTACCACGCCTTCTTCCTGGAACGGCTCCGTAGATGTGCTGGTACAATTAGCGGCTTCTATGCGGGCGCATGGCCGCGGGGGCATTTTGCTGGTAGTTCCGGCTGGTACGCAGGCGTGGCGCGAATCCATCATTCACCCTATTTCTTACGCGGTTCAACCGGCCTTTACGGGTTTAGCTACGGTATTACAGCAGGAAGCAGAAGAGAAAAGTTCCCGTAACTGGCTGGCTAACTTGCGGCTGGCCGTAGAAGGAGTTGCCGGTCTTACCGCCGTAGATGGCGCCACCATTATTAGCGACAAGTACGAATTATTAGCCTTTGGGGCAAAAATCCGGCGGCCACCCGGTAAAAGTTCGGTAGACCAAATTGTTGTAACGGAACCTATTATCGACCAGGAACCTCTGATTATTCATCCGGCCCAAAATGGGGGTACCCGGCACTTATCGGCGGCGCAATTCGTCTTCGACCAGCGCGATGCTTATGCTTTGGTAGCCTCGCAGGATGGCCGTTTTACTATTTTCTCCTGGTCGCCTTGCGAAGGAATGGTGCACGCGCACCGGGTAGATAGCTTGCTGCTGTAAGTTGTACGCTAGTTTATATAGAAATTTCATTATCACATGAAGCTCCTTTACACACTTCTATTCTTATTTATTGTAAGCTGCAGCAGCGGCAATCAAACATCTAAAAACGATAAATTAGTACAAGCGCTAAATAACCCCGACTTAACAATCAGAGGGAATCTGGTTGAAATAGGCCCAAATGAATACCGAGTTGACTATTATGATATCCACGAGAAAGATAGCCACTTTGCGTTTCTAAATAAAAAAGGTTATCAAGGAGGCGGACCAAGTTGGCTCGGAATTATATATGGTGCTATCCAAATGTCGGACCCAACTATTGCCGCTAAAATCCGATTCGACGATGAAGCGGAAGGTCTGGCTATTTGGAGTTCTGATAGAGAAAGCCTAAATAAAGTAGGTAGACTGATTTCCATGGTCAAATCAGATGAGAGTATAATTTTAAAAGCCATTCAGGTAGCTGAGCAAGCTGGGGAAATGGAGTAAGAAAAACCAGCTTACAGCCTTATGTAAACTTTAACCTCGACCGAGAGCCGCTGTTGCCGCTTACATGAGATTGTAGTAATTAATAGAGTAACAACTAAGAATTAAGATTAAATTATGGGTCGGTAATTTTAAAATTAGATAAAACCGCTTAAACTACCACGTAAAACTATTTTATCTGCTTTACTATCATGCTTCTCTCTCGCCGCAATTTTATTAAATCATCAGGTTTGGTTAGCTTGGGCTTTGTGGGCTTAAATAACCTGGCCGCCCGCATGGCAATGGCCGCCTTTCAGCCGGAACAAACTCTCTCCGTGGGTTATGGGCCTTTAGTAACAAATGCTGGTAGTCCGCTTAGTTTGCCTAAAGGATTCTCCTGCAAAATTATTTCCCAAAAAGGTAATTCTATGGCCGATGGGCTATTATCGCCGGGGGCCCACGATGGCATGGGAGCCTTTACTTGGAAAAATAACCGGGTACTCCTTATCCGGAACCACGAGCTATCGCCGGGTACCTTCGGCGATGGACCGTACGGTGT
This region includes:
- a CDS encoding putative sensor domain DACNV-containing protein, coding for MIQKTAEAISMNHETRYQAAQLVAASVEQHFAEHLANAHQHDEHKLATAPKALTIETIVDVAFWASLRREEGHSTKISLAFLSPEQAGQPLIFEQRLALSPSSLTKLGPAVERPGIHLGVWGNGEDLYVWGTTRIIPSICFVLEVIEPGLLVIKHRGLDGFGKFVNVAVLKGDKIKIIDEQSASLPDCPVLLTSLLGFTTPSSWNGSVDVLVQLAASMRAHGRGGILLVVPAGTQAWRESIIHPISYAVQPAFTGLATVLQQEAEEKSSRNWLANLRLAVEGVAGLTAVDGATIISDKYELLAFGAKIRRPPGKSSVDQIVVTEPIIDQEPLIIHPAQNGGTRHLSAAQFVFDQRDAYALVASQDGRFTIFSWSPCEGMVHAHRVDSLLL
- a CDS encoding Imm51 family immunity protein, which translates into the protein MKLLYTLLFLFIVSCSSGNQTSKNDKLVQALNNPDLTIRGNLVEIGPNEYRVDYYDIHEKDSHFAFLNKKGYQGGGPSWLGIIYGAIQMSDPTIAAKIRFDDEAEGLAIWSSDRESLNKVGRLISMVKSDESIILKAIQVAEQAGEME